One genomic window of Biomphalaria glabrata chromosome 9, xgBioGlab47.1, whole genome shotgun sequence includes the following:
- the LOC106072023 gene encoding uncharacterized protein LOC106072023 isoform X1 produces the protein MSQNKSLQNTLNENHYTFLFIGKTGTGKSSLCNSISGTNEFVESDSGISVTSEPQSATSTHFCKTVTVVDTPGIMDTSVNSNEAKIKSLEEMYKAISLCPPSGRRAIILVLKYSDRFTKENETCIYIVEKIFGDECLEKCCIILFTHGDQFDENNEEQDVPFTFEEWCLQQKGELGKLFEKCKKRIVLFRKNDEDKEMNQIQIESLLKTADSLDESYTDQKFEDAKRKHERVKLESILPERLTYYEKILIEIQSQLNEIVAQDQSMENLMSYESKTNEMLQELAVEDAKVYYEEGEVSLLEEPKSEAELLLEKIHLQLLRKLKHDLRTAIKNLKYKLRSCKEKKEMDDLEEERKLLFDGFLNYGLVVEEEKITIDLVRNILKLQTKDLEFFNDVINKMEALERSMVQQRKSLTSIETRTELELELKSLTKKLDCISDLDTDPGKPSQIKEKAKLIIKKYQKDNTLEGLTKQFMELVDIAETKRKQCKRNRLNMYLETGAAIITAATGLFGPLMNVGGKIAVRTMPVILYVPRLFVRLLSK, from the coding sequence aaataCTCTTAACGAGAACCACTACACCTTCCTTTTCATTGGTAAAACCGGCACTGGAAAAAGCTCGTTATGCAATTCAATAAGTGGCACAAATGAATTTGTCGAGTCTGATTCTGGTATTTCCGTGACCTCTGAACCGCAATCAGCCACGTCTACACATTTCTGTAAGACAGTGACTGTAGTTGACACCCCTGGCATAATGGACACTTCAGTTAACAGTAACGaagctaaaataaaaagtttggaAGAGATGTATAAAGCGATAAGTCTTTGCCCGCCAAGTGGCAGAAGGGCGATCatccttgttttaaaatattcagaTCGATTCACGAAGGAAAACGAGACTTGCATATATATAGTTGAAAAAATTTTTGGAGACGAATGTCTGGAAAAATGTTGCATTATTCTTTTTACTCACGGAGACCAGTTTGATGAAAATAATGAGGAACAAGATGTACCTTTCACTTTTGAGGAGTGGTGCCTACAGCAAAAAGGGGAGTTGGGAAAACTgtttgaaaaatgcaagaaaaggaTTGTATTGTTTCGTAAAAATGACGAGGACAAAGAAATGAATCAAATACAAATAGAGAGCCTGCTCAAAACGGCAGACAGTTTAGATGAAAGTTATACGGACCAAAAATTTGAAGATGCAAAAAGGAAGCATGAAAGAGTAAAGTTAGAGTCGATCTTACCGGAGAGGCTGACATATTACGAAAAAATATTAATCGAAATACAGAGCCAACTAAATGAAATTGTGGCCCAAGATCAATCTATGGAAAATCTCATGTCTTACGAATCGAAAACCAACGAAATGTTACAAGAGTTAGCAGTGGAGGACGCTAAAGTCTACTATGAAGAGGGGGAAGTAAGCCTATTGGAGGAACCGAAATCCGAAGCTGAACTGCTGCTGGAGAAAATCCATCTTCAgttattgagaaagttaaaacatGATTTGAGAACAGccattaaaaacttaaaatacaaaCTTCGAAGctgtaaagagaaaaaagagatggACGATCTCGAGGAAGAGAGAAAACTCTTATTTGATGGTTTTTTAAATTACGGTTTAGTTGTTGAGGAAGAAAAAATAACTATAGACTTAGTtagaaatatattaaaactaCAAACAAAAGATTTAGAGTTTTTCAATGACGTAATCAACAAAATGGAAGCGCTAGAGAGGTCAATGGTGCAGCAAAGAAAATCTCTGACTTCAATCGAAACAAGAACAGAGTTGGAATTAGAGCTTAAGTCCCTTACAAAAAAACTTGATTGTATCTCTGATTTAGATACTGACCCTGGAAAACCAAGTCAGATTAAAgaaaaagcaaaacttataattaagaaatatcAAAAAGATAATACATTAGAGGGTTTAACGAAACAATTTATGGAACTTGTAGACATCGCCGAGACAAAAAGAAAGCAATGCAAGAGAAATAGACTCAATATGTATTTGGAGACGGGTGCTGCAATAATTACAGCTGCTACTGGTCTCTTTGGTCCTTTAATGAATGTTGGCGGAAAAATTGCTGTTAGAACCATGCCTGTTATTTTGTATGTTCCGAGGCTATTTGTACGTTTGTTGTCAAAGTGA
- the LOC106072024 gene encoding uncharacterized protein LOC106072024: MITASHSVNYDSFTGYIKNSSNQTMNKRGRLKYLTTKCEIDLQKHERQCPKNPGHTQFIPAYTFCLENLPEDYRDVDLYEYIKSAAYLTVRIGAPVTTNKPIHCLNSEVSYELFTEENLDYLTGSGMIVGIEKQTCRSCPCKKCSSSKQPSPNWWRLYVLTAAHVICDENAASYTTLRLFFDQPISPKEILNDVQVYRKDLHYDLCELCCLTCDSRLANNLEGMITKYKKYANEILR, translated from the exons ATGATAACAGCAAGTCATTCAGTAAACTATGATTCCTTTACAGGATACATAAAGAATTCAAG TAACCAGACCATGAACAAAAGAG GGCGACTCAAATACCTGACAACAAAATGTGAGATTGATTTACAAAAACATGAAAGGCAATGTCCTAAAAACCCTGGCCACACACAGTTTATACCTGCTTATACCTTTTGCTTAGAAAATCTACCAGAAGATTACAGAGATGTTGATTTGTATGAATACATCAAATCTGCAGCTTACCTGACTGTTAGAATAGGAGCCCCTGTGACAACGAATAAACCTATACATTGTCTAAACAGCGAGGTTTCTTATGAGCTCTTCACAGAAGAAAATCTGGATTATTTGACAGGAAGTGGAATGATCGTTGGGATTGAGAAGCAGACTTGTAGATCATGCCCTTGCAAAAAATGTAGTTCTTCAAAGCAACCAAGTCCAAATTGGTGGAGGCTATACGTGCTTACAGCAGCCCATGTTATCTGTGACGAGAACGCAGCAAGCTACACAACCTTAAGGTTGTTTTTCGATCAACCAATTAGTCCAAAAGAAATTCTAAATGATGTGCAAGTTTATAGAAAAGACTTGCATTACGACTTGTGTGAACTGTGCTGTTTGACATGTGACTCTCGGCTAGCCAATAATCTTGAAGGGATgatcacaaaatataaaaaatatgcaaatgaGATTCTACGATAA